Proteins encoded together in one Solanum lycopersicum chromosome 7, SLM_r2.1 window:
- the LOC138337317 gene encoding uncharacterized protein — protein sequence MRSKDTEKAELASYQLKDVAQTWCTVLPDSQFLEEFREIREAKIEEFINLKQEYMIVKEYSPKYATFLVSNSRDDMSRFLTGINRDLENECPPAILHDKMDLSRLMEHVKFKKGQQSSRNSNSQRSKTPRGGRPEPKNGNGVESSDRALMPASVPVRVGVWLEFAHRIEVRLEGGVGEIFICGHWYAASILNFYYALLDPGSTLSFVTPLLSLTFEILPDVLHDPIVVSTPLGENVIVDRVYKDCLIVVCVTFLGHVVSDQGVKVDPRKTEVVKNCTKPFTLTNIRSFLGLPVYYRSFLEAFSCIAASQTALTKKKDKFEWTEICERSFQKLKYRLS from the exons ATGAGGTCCAAAGATACTGAGAAAGCAGAGTTGgcttcctatcaactcaaggatgttgcacaaaCTTGGTGTACGGTGTTGCCTGATAGCCAATTTTTGGAGGAGTTTCG ggagattAGGGAGGCCAAgattgaggagttcatcaaccttaagcaggAATACATGATTGTCAAAGAGTATTCCCCGAA gtatgctactttCCTTGTATCTAACAGTAGGGACGATATGAGTAggttcctcacaggaatcaatAGAGATCTGGAAAATGAGTGTCCACCTGCGATACTCCATGATAAAATGGATCTCTCCAGGTTGATGGAGCATGTCAA GTTCAAAAAGGGGCAACAGAGTTCTCGTAACTCTAACTCTCAGAGGAGTAAAACACCTAGAGGAGGAAGACCTGAGCCCAAGAATGGCAATGGAG TGGAGAGTTCtgacagggcactaatgcctgctTCAGTTCCGGTAAGAGTGGGCGTATGGTTAGAGTTTGCCCACAGAATAGAGGTTAGACTGGAG GGAGGAGTAGGAGAAATCTTCATATGTGGTCACTGGTATGCTGCAAGCATTCTCAACTTCTactatgctttacttgatccagggtctacgctttcctttgtaactcctttgctttctctcacttttgagatattgcCTGAtgttttgcatgatcctatagtggttagtacacctttaggagaaaatgtaataGTTGATAGAGTGTACAAGGATTGCTTAATAGTTGTATGTG tgaccttccttggtcatgttgtgtccgaccAAGGAGTGAAGGTAGATCCCAGGAAGACTGAGGTTGTTAAGAACTGCACAAAACCTTTTACTCTCACAAATATTCGTAGCTTCTTGGGATTGCCTGTTTATTATCGCAGTTTCTTGGAGGCTTTTTCTTGCATTGCTGCCTCACAGACagctttgactaagaagaaggaCAAGTTTGAATGGACAGAGATTTGTGAGAGGAGTTTCCAGAAGCTCAAGTATAGACTCAGTTAA